The Treponema succinifaciens DSM 2489 region TATGCTCACGCTCTGCTGCCTTTTCCTTTTTCTTTTCAGCATCCATAGAATAGTCGACTTTTATCTGATGAATTTTTTCTTTTGCCTGCGCCTTTATAGTTTTTATAGCCGCTTTTCTTTTTGCCTTTAATGATTTTCTTGTGATTCTGCGGGTAATATCGCCCATGACAAACCTCTTTAAAATTAATTGAAACCTCTAAAAACTTAAGTTCGTTTGAGGAAATCCTATGTTTTTATTATACAACATTCCAAGGCTTTTTTAAATACATAAACATCAATACAAAAAAAACACCCGGCATCTTTTTAGACACCGGGCAAAATGAAAGGAGGAAAAAATGAGTAAGAATTAACTTCTATTTTGAGCTGCTTCTTTTCTTTGAAACAACATCAAAGATTACAGCAAGCAAAAGAACAAGGCCTTTTACCGCGCGCTGCCAGTTAGCATCAACACCAAGAATCGACATACCATTATTCAGGATTCCCATAAATACAGCGCCGATTACAGCACCGCCTACAGTTCCTGTTCCGCCGTAAGCAGAAGCACCTCCAATAAAGCATGATGCAATCGCATCCATTTCATAGCTTGTTCCAACTGTAGGAGCTGCAGAGTTCAATCGCGCGGCGCAGACAAGTCCTGCAACAGCTGCAATGAATCCCATGTTTGTGTAAGCAAAAAACATAACGTTGTCTGTGTTTACGCCGGAAAGACGGGCAGCTTTTTCATTTCCGCCGATTGCATAAAGATAGCGGCCTGGAACTGTATTTTGTGTATAGTAAGAATAGATTCCGACAATCACTGCAAGAATTACAAGGATAAGCGGAAGTCCTTTGTCCTGAGCAAGTAGCCAGCCAACAAGCATAATAACAGCGCACAAAACAACCTGCTTTCCCATAAACGAGCCGGCAGAAGACACAGAATATCCCTTTCTCTTTTTTGACGCGCGGCTACAAAGTGCTGATGCCACAGTAACAAAGCAGCAGATAACGGCAATAATCAAAGTTACAATCAAAGTAATCTGCGCATTCTTGTCAACAAGAGCATAATAGGCATCTTCTGAAGCTTCAAAAAGCTCGTCTGTAGCCTGCTCAAGCGCAAGGTCTGGAAGATAGCTGTTGAAGATATTCATGAATGTTGAAGGGAACGGAGAAATTGTCATTCCGCCAAGAAGGATCAAGGCAACTCCGCGCCACAAAAGCATTCCGGACAATGTACAAATAAACGGCGGAATGTGAACATAAGCAATAAAAAATCCGTGCCATGCACCGATTGCTGTTCCGACAATAAGGCATACAATAATCGAAGGAATAACCGGCCAGCCAAGATTTACAATTAAAATTCCTGCGACCGCGCCAACAAGACAAATTACAGAGCCAACAGAAAGGTCAATGTTTCCGCCGGTAAGAATACACAGAAGCATACCAGTTGCAAGAATTACAACCCAGGCGTTCTGGTTTATAAGGTTTGTAATATTTTCCGGTGCAAAAAGCGATCCTTTTCCGAATCCAACAATCAAAGCCTGAAAAAACAGCATGACTGCCAGAAGAATAAAAATCATCGTGTTACCCTTAAGCATTTTCTTTAAGCTGTTTGTATTAACTGCCATATTTACACTCCTAATAAATTTTGGCTATTTATTTTCCGAGCTGATGATGCATGACATGATTTTTTCCTGACTTGCATCCTTCGCATTCATTTCTGCAATCATGCGGCCTTCATTCATAACATAAATACGGTCGCTCATTCCAAGCACTTCCGGCATCTCAGAAGAAATCAGAA contains the following coding sequences:
- the mmsB gene encoding multiple monosaccharide ABC transporter permease, with translation MAVNTNSLKKMLKGNTMIFILLAVMLFFQALIVGFGKGSLFAPENITNLINQNAWVVILATGMLLCILTGGNIDLSVGSVICLVGAVAGILIVNLGWPVIPSIIVCLIVGTAIGAWHGFFIAYVHIPPFICTLSGMLLWRGVALILLGGMTISPFPSTFMNIFNSYLPDLALEQATDELFEASEDAYYALVDKNAQITLIVTLIIAVICCFVTVASALCSRASKKRKGYSVSSAGSFMGKQVVLCAVIMLVGWLLAQDKGLPLILVILAVIVGIYSYYTQNTVPGRYLYAIGGNEKAARLSGVNTDNVMFFAYTNMGFIAAVAGLVCAARLNSAAPTVGTSYEMDAIASCFIGGASAYGGTGTVGGAVIGAVFMGILNNGMSILGVDANWQRAVKGLVLLLAVIFDVVSKKRSSSK